From a region of the Takifugu flavidus isolate HTHZ2018 chromosome 18, ASM371156v2, whole genome shotgun sequence genome:
- the nr5a5 gene encoding nuclear receptor subfamily 5, group A, member 5 isoform X1 yields the protein MDLPGSHLQELQPDLHHVDDQTEDMLAVEQSSQELKAEVDGTTESEESCPVCGDRVSGYHYGLLTCESCKGFFKRSVQNNKDYTCAEQQSCPMNLSQRKRCPFCRFQKCLAVGMKREAVRADRMRGGRNKFGPLYRRERQMKQQKVFYHTNADPHRMKAEMTQIQRPTPPNDLHLMSGHTSSDAARQPGYASGTSQSAVPMPLDCTANSDVFTSPSLPYPGLYHHTLPGYLQDKGELPYSYSMAATMYPLHQPPNSSYAYRSTAPSSSTSSPSSALSSSAPVPKTSSQSPDACPPSTAVHNFLSQLMEGEQDESQLCAKVVASLQREQANRGKHDRLNTFSIMCKMADQTLFGLVEWARNSALFKELKVEDQMVLLQSCWSELLVLDHLCRQVIYSKEGCIYLVSGQQNLCLIVMQIEVSNILSQAGATLSGLVSRTQDLVSKLKALQLDRQEFVCLKYLVLFNPDVKSVQSRRQVEQTQERVNRALMEHTQQRHPRQSDKFGQLLLRLPEVRSISLQVEEYLYQRHLLGDLPCNSLLTEMLHTKHS from the exons ATGGACCTTCCTGGTTCtcacctgcaggagctccagcccGACCTCCACCATGTGGATGATCAAACAGAGGACATGTTAGCTGTGGAACAATCAT CTCAGGAGTTAAAAGCAGAGGTGGACGGCACGACCGAGTCAGAGGAGAGCTGTCCTGTCTGTGGGGACAGGGTGTCAGGGTATCACTACGGGCTGCTCACCTGTGAAAGCTGCAAG GGCTTCTTCAAGCGTTCAGTGCAGAATAACAAGGATTACACCTGTGCAGAACAACAGAGCTGCCCCATGAACCTTTCACAGAGGAAACGTTGCCCTTTCTGCCGCTTCCAAAAGTGCCTGGCAGTAGGCATGAAGAGAGAAG CAGTAAGAGCTGATCGTATGAGAGGTGGCAGGAATAAATTTGGCCCTCTGTACAGGCGGGAAAGGCAGATGAAACAGCAAAAAGTGTTCTACCACACAAACGCCGATCCCCACAGGATGAAGGCAGAAATGACCCAAATACAACGGCCCACACCTCCAAATGACCTTCACCTAATGAGCGGTCACACTTCCTCTGATGCTGCTCGCCAGCCCGGCTACGCCTCTGGTACCAGTCAGTCAGCTGTGCCAATGCCTCTGGACTGTACTGCGAACTCAGATGTGTTCACATCTCCGTCGTTGCCCTACCCTGGACTGTACCACCACACCTTGCCTGGATACCTCCAGGACAAAGGAGAACTTCCCTACAGCTACAGCATGGCTGCAACAATGTACCCACTGCACCAGCCTCCAAACAGTTCATATGCATACAGGAGCACTGCACCATCATCGTCCACGTCCTCCCCCAGCTCGGCACTGAGCTCATCCGCCCCCGTCCCAAAGACTTCCTCCCAAAGCCCAGACGCCTGTCCGCCGTCCACTGCGGTGCATAACTTTCTCAGCCAGCTGATGGAGGGGGAGCAGGATGAGAGCCAGCTGTGTGCCAAAGTCGTTGCCAGTCTTCAACGAGAGCAGGCCAACAGAGGCAAACACGACCGCTTAAATACGTTCAGCATCATGTGCAAAATGGCTGACCAGACTTTGTTTGGGCTCGTTGAGTGGGCCAGGAACAGCGCACTGTTCAAGGAGCTTAAG GTGGAGGACcaaatggtgctgctgcagagctgctggagtgAACTGCTTGTCCTGGATCACCTCTGTAGACAGGTGATCTACAGTAAAGAGGGCTGCATTTATCTGGTCTCAGGACAACAG AACCTTTGTCTGATTGTGATGCAGATTGAGGTGTCAAACATCCTGTCTCAGGCAGGAGCCACACTGAGTGGCCTGGTATCAAGGACCCAGGACCTGGTGTCCAAACTGAAGGCACTCCAACTAGACAGACAGGAGTTTGTCTGTCTCAAATACTTGGTGCTTTTTAACCCTG ATGTGAAGTCTGTGCAGAGCCGCAGGCAGGTGGAGCAGACTCAGGAGAGGGTCAACAGGGCTCTGATGGAGCACACGCAACAGCGCCATCCCAGACAGTCCGACAAGTTTGGCCAACTGCTGCTGCGCCTGCCCGAAGTACGAAGCATCAGCTTGCAGGTGGAGGAGTATTTGTATCAGCGCCACCTTCTGGGAGATTTGCCCTGCAACTCTCTCCTTACTGAGATGCTGCACACCAAGCACAGCTGA
- the soul5 gene encoding heme-binding protein 2 — MLLLVLVGVLLVITAEARIGSSSELDFNVDTEQTLLFDVICKTDKYEVRSYDSEKWVSTEASSFSMEFASITAFRRLFKYIAGANEEGKKVEMTAPVLMEMEDVDRPFWETVVYPMSFLLPAEHQENPPKPTDSNVKLRTFPKMNVYVLSYGGWMTSLNEKSKAKALSKALDDAGAKYIKGKHYAAGYNSPMTLFNRHNEVWYVVEGDPVCASSGSSSSEETDATPVS, encoded by the exons ATGCTTCTTTTAGTGCTTGTTGGAGTTCTGCTGGTCATAACAGCTGAAGCCAGGATCGG AAGCTCGTCTGAGTTGGATTTCAACGTTGACACGGAACAAACCCTCCTGTTTGATGTGATCTGCAAGACCGATAAATATGAG GTCCGCAGCTACGACTCCGAAAAATGGGTTTCAACAGAGGCATCTTCGTTCTCCATGGAGTTTGCATCCATAACAGCTTTTCGAAGACTATTTAAGTACATCGCTGGTGCAAATGAGGAAG GAAAGAAAGTGGAGATGACGGCACCCGTCCTCATGGAGATGGAAGATGTTGACCGACCATTCTGGGAAACAGTTGTCTACCCAATGAGTTTCTTGCTGCCAGCTGAACACCAGGAAAACCCCCCCAAACCAACTGATAGTAAC GTTAAGCTCCGTACGTTTCCAAAGATGAATGTGTACGTGCTGAGCTATGGCGGATGGATGACCAGCCTGAATGAGAAGAGCAAAGCTAAAGCTTTATCCAAAGCTCTCGATGACGCTGGTGCAAAGTACATAAAAGGCAAACATTATGCAGCTGGATACAACAG TCCAATGACGCTGTTCAACAGACACAATGAGGTGTGGTACGTCGTCGAGGGCGACCCTGTGTGTgccagcagtggcagcagcagcagcgaggaaaCGGACGCCACTCCTGTCTCTTAA
- the nr5a5 gene encoding nuclear receptor subfamily 5, group A, member 5 isoform X2 has protein sequence MDLPGSHLQELQPDLHHVDDQTEDMLAVEQSSQELKAEVDGTTESEESCPVCGDRVSGYHYGLLTCESCKGFFKRSVQNNKDYTCAEQQSCPMNLSQRKRCPFCRFQKCLAVGMKREAVRADRMRGGRNKFGPLYRRERQMKQQKVFYHTNADPHRMKAEMTQIQRPTPPNDLHLMSGHTSSDAARQPGYASGTSQSAVPMPLDCTANSDVFTSPSLPYPGLYHHTLPGYLQDKGELPYSYSMAATMYPLHQPPNSSYAYRSTAPSSSTSSPSSALSSSAPVPKTSSQSPDACPPSTAVHNFLSQLMEGEQDESQLCAKVVASLQREQANRGKHDRLNTFSIMCKMADQTLFGLVEWARNSALFKELKVEDQMVLLQSCWSELLVLDHLCRQVIYSKEGCIYLVSGQQIEVSNILSQAGATLSGLVSRTQDLVSKLKALQLDRQEFVCLKYLVLFNPDVKSVQSRRQVEQTQERVNRALMEHTQQRHPRQSDKFGQLLLRLPEVRSISLQVEEYLYQRHLLGDLPCNSLLTEMLHTKHS, from the exons ATGGACCTTCCTGGTTCtcacctgcaggagctccagcccGACCTCCACCATGTGGATGATCAAACAGAGGACATGTTAGCTGTGGAACAATCAT CTCAGGAGTTAAAAGCAGAGGTGGACGGCACGACCGAGTCAGAGGAGAGCTGTCCTGTCTGTGGGGACAGGGTGTCAGGGTATCACTACGGGCTGCTCACCTGTGAAAGCTGCAAG GGCTTCTTCAAGCGTTCAGTGCAGAATAACAAGGATTACACCTGTGCAGAACAACAGAGCTGCCCCATGAACCTTTCACAGAGGAAACGTTGCCCTTTCTGCCGCTTCCAAAAGTGCCTGGCAGTAGGCATGAAGAGAGAAG CAGTAAGAGCTGATCGTATGAGAGGTGGCAGGAATAAATTTGGCCCTCTGTACAGGCGGGAAAGGCAGATGAAACAGCAAAAAGTGTTCTACCACACAAACGCCGATCCCCACAGGATGAAGGCAGAAATGACCCAAATACAACGGCCCACACCTCCAAATGACCTTCACCTAATGAGCGGTCACACTTCCTCTGATGCTGCTCGCCAGCCCGGCTACGCCTCTGGTACCAGTCAGTCAGCTGTGCCAATGCCTCTGGACTGTACTGCGAACTCAGATGTGTTCACATCTCCGTCGTTGCCCTACCCTGGACTGTACCACCACACCTTGCCTGGATACCTCCAGGACAAAGGAGAACTTCCCTACAGCTACAGCATGGCTGCAACAATGTACCCACTGCACCAGCCTCCAAACAGTTCATATGCATACAGGAGCACTGCACCATCATCGTCCACGTCCTCCCCCAGCTCGGCACTGAGCTCATCCGCCCCCGTCCCAAAGACTTCCTCCCAAAGCCCAGACGCCTGTCCGCCGTCCACTGCGGTGCATAACTTTCTCAGCCAGCTGATGGAGGGGGAGCAGGATGAGAGCCAGCTGTGTGCCAAAGTCGTTGCCAGTCTTCAACGAGAGCAGGCCAACAGAGGCAAACACGACCGCTTAAATACGTTCAGCATCATGTGCAAAATGGCTGACCAGACTTTGTTTGGGCTCGTTGAGTGGGCCAGGAACAGCGCACTGTTCAAGGAGCTTAAG GTGGAGGACcaaatggtgctgctgcagagctgctggagtgAACTGCTTGTCCTGGATCACCTCTGTAGACAGGTGATCTACAGTAAAGAGGGCTGCATTTATCTGGTCTCAGGACAACAG ATTGAGGTGTCAAACATCCTGTCTCAGGCAGGAGCCACACTGAGTGGCCTGGTATCAAGGACCCAGGACCTGGTGTCCAAACTGAAGGCACTCCAACTAGACAGACAGGAGTTTGTCTGTCTCAAATACTTGGTGCTTTTTAACCCTG ATGTGAAGTCTGTGCAGAGCCGCAGGCAGGTGGAGCAGACTCAGGAGAGGGTCAACAGGGCTCTGATGGAGCACACGCAACAGCGCCATCCCAGACAGTCCGACAAGTTTGGCCAACTGCTGCTGCGCCTGCCCGAAGTACGAAGCATCAGCTTGCAGGTGGAGGAGTATTTGTATCAGCGCCACCTTCTGGGAGATTTGCCCTGCAACTCTCTCCTTACTGAGATGCTGCACACCAAGCACAGCTGA